The following proteins are co-located in the Motilibacter rhizosphaerae genome:
- a CDS encoding DUF4233 domain-containing protein has product MRRRLAAVVLVLEALVVFFAVLVAKDLSDLSTGQLTLLGGGLCLACLLLCGFLRYSWAYVVGSVLQVVVVLSGLVVPIMWFVGLMFAAMWFGFLVLAAHMERNIAKIQAARAATPPPAR; this is encoded by the coding sequence GTGCGCCGCCGTCTCGCTGCCGTGGTCCTCGTCCTCGAGGCGCTGGTCGTGTTCTTCGCGGTCCTCGTCGCCAAGGACCTCTCCGACCTCTCGACGGGCCAGCTGACCCTCCTCGGCGGGGGGTTGTGCCTCGCCTGCCTGCTGCTCTGCGGGTTCCTGCGCTACTCCTGGGCCTACGTCGTGGGCTCGGTGCTGCAGGTCGTCGTGGTGCTCAGCGGGCTGGTCGTGCCGATCATGTGGTTCGTGGGCCTCATGTTCGCGGCGATGTGGTTCGGGTTCCTCGTCCTGGCCGCGCACATGGAGCGCAACATCGCGAAGATCCAGGCGGCGCGGGCCGCGACGCCGCCGCCCGCGCGCTGA
- a CDS encoding HNH endonuclease signature motif containing protein yields MRSNEGPEWGDGLPVRPVPGVVALPGPGLPFAQALEQVAAGPMLLSLVQQLSRDEGLLRSWALAGEPAPGADGPKEGRPEVVVLADARLALVQACARVEAVAAAVKAELVASAYSQISAATAETVPGAARGGGAEASAQAEMALALRMTERGTAAMVDGALLLTTRHPGTRWLLTEGHLSPAHARVVVDEASVLADEDIPALEAAVLRRAPERTVSELRRDVRRAVAKLDPRGAAERHAAAVQQRAVRVTPLPDGMAEIRALLTADEAQVVSSALDRIARDLPAGDSGSTGSAGGFARRAGSRADALVAVCSVLLDPTADGDFLPALTRTSSPVAVQVQISAATLLGLAEDPAHLVGHGPIPADLGRLLASDGTWQLAITDPDGRLLDLHKLRYQPTAAQRAHVTALWLHCGHPTCSVPASRCDVDHTVPFNHDHPDDPGGGHTTCRNLCPRCRLHHNLKTWWGWTTTPLPDGTIAHRTPLGRVYQARPDAQPCAP; encoded by the coding sequence ATGCGTTCGAATGAAGGTCCTGAGTGGGGCGACGGGTTGCCCGTCCGTCCGGTGCCCGGGGTCGTTGCGCTGCCTGGGCCGGGGCTGCCGTTCGCGCAGGCTTTGGAGCAGGTCGCCGCGGGGCCGATGCTGCTGTCGCTGGTGCAGCAGCTGAGTCGCGACGAGGGCCTGCTGCGGTCGTGGGCGCTGGCGGGGGAACCGGCCCCCGGTGCCGACGGGCCGAAGGAGGGCCGCCCGGAGGTCGTGGTCCTCGCCGACGCGCGGCTGGCGCTGGTGCAGGCCTGCGCCCGCGTGGAGGCTGTGGCGGCCGCGGTGAAGGCCGAGCTCGTCGCCTCGGCCTACTCGCAGATCAGCGCCGCCACTGCGGAGACAGTGCCGGGTGCGGCGCGCGGTGGCGGGGCGGAGGCGTCCGCGCAGGCGGAGATGGCGCTCGCGCTGCGGATGACCGAGCGCGGGACCGCCGCGATGGTGGACGGTGCGCTGCTGCTGACGACCCGCCATCCCGGTACGCGGTGGCTACTCACCGAGGGCCACCTCTCACCCGCACACGCCCGCGTCGTGGTCGACGAGGCGTCCGTCCTCGCCGACGAGGACATCCCGGCACTCGAGGCGGCGGTGCTGCGCCGCGCCCCGGAGCGGACGGTCAGCGAGCTGCGCCGCGACGTGCGCCGCGCGGTCGCCAAGCTCGACCCCCGCGGCGCTGCGGAACGGCACGCCGCCGCCGTCCAGCAGCGCGCCGTCCGCGTCACCCCACTGCCCGACGGGATGGCCGAGATCCGCGCCCTGCTCACCGCCGACGAAGCCCAGGTCGTGTCCAGCGCGCTCGACCGGATCGCCCGCGACCTGCCCGCTGGAGACAGTGGCTCGACCGGAAGCGCGGGCGGGTTCGCCCGCCGCGCCGGGTCCCGCGCGGACGCGCTCGTCGCGGTCTGCTCGGTCCTGCTCGACCCGACTGCCGACGGCGACTTCCTGCCCGCCCTGACCAGGACGAGCAGCCCGGTGGCGGTGCAGGTGCAGATCTCCGCCGCCACGCTCCTCGGCCTCGCCGAGGACCCCGCCCACCTCGTGGGCCACGGCCCGATCCCCGCCGACCTCGGCCGCCTGCTCGCCTCCGACGGGACCTGGCAGCTCGCCATCACCGACCCCGACGGCCGGCTCCTCGACCTCCACAAGCTGCGCTACCAACCCACCGCCGCCCAGCGGGCGCACGTGACAGCGCTGTGGCTGCACTGCGGACACCCGACGTGCTCGGTCCCGGCGAGCCGCTGCGACGTCGACCACACGGTGCCCTTCAACCACGACCACCCGGACGACCCTGGCGGCGGGCACACCACCTGCCGCAACCTCTGCCCCAGATGCCGGCTCCACCACAACCTCAAGACCTGGTGGGGGTGGACCACCACCCCGCTACCCGACGGGACCATCGCCCACCGCACACCCCTGGGTCGGGTCTACCAAGCACGACCAGACGCCCAACCCTGCGCCCCCTGA
- a CDS encoding GGDEF domain-containing protein, translating into MPAAALDAAAAAVAALACLRAARIASARGARAWRCQAAACAAWACCAGVPALEVPGRLLFLLGVTCGMWLTSRASDVRSRLRMLLDGLTGGIGVAILLRTLVLDPAWHPSASPALVLWPAGAATLAVFYACIALSEIPPGRRTMPLLLVGALLCDATGACAESLEVLRGESGSPVPHLLRAACSTLVLASALVYRGTSRRREHRSSSLRVGLAPYALAAPASVSAVVRAASERLSCFEVGTTSCLVALVLLRQVVTLSENRELVARLAAREALLAHAATHDALTGLPGRGVLGERLAAALEAGGAAVLLVDLDGFKQVNDSLGHAVGDEVLVEAALRLTAAVPEPGVAGRLGGDEFAVVLPDPAQALPLVEVLVQRLADAYATSAGPVRGVSASIGLAVRDAPDGTTASQLMHEADLGMYAAKRAGKGRWSPAASAPRSGEQELPSEGRLRWRLDAGVLRVELVRDGGARLLGEEPWPPAARSAAAVPAVRGAASGHEG; encoded by the coding sequence ATGCCCGCAGCAGCGCTGGACGCGGCGGCGGCCGCCGTCGCGGCCCTGGCCTGCCTGCGCGCGGCGCGGATCGCCTCGGCCCGCGGCGCCCGCGCCTGGCGCTGCCAAGCGGCGGCGTGCGCCGCCTGGGCCTGCTGCGCCGGCGTCCCCGCGCTCGAGGTCCCCGGCAGGCTGCTCTTCCTGCTCGGCGTCACGTGCGGGATGTGGCTCACCTCGCGCGCCTCGGACGTCCGCTCCCGCCTCCGCATGCTGCTCGACGGGCTGACCGGCGGCATCGGGGTCGCGATCCTCCTGCGCACCCTGGTGCTCGACCCGGCGTGGCACCCCTCCGCGTCACCCGCGCTGGTCCTCTGGCCGGCCGGCGCGGCGACCCTCGCCGTCTTCTACGCCTGCATCGCGCTGAGCGAGATCCCGCCCGGGCGTCGGACCATGCCGCTGCTGCTCGTCGGCGCGCTGCTCTGCGACGCCACCGGCGCGTGCGCGGAGTCGCTGGAGGTGCTCCGCGGTGAGAGCGGGTCGCCGGTGCCGCACCTGCTGCGCGCGGCGTGCTCCACGCTGGTCCTCGCCTCCGCCCTCGTGTACCGCGGCACGTCCCGGCGCCGGGAGCACCGGTCCTCGTCGCTGCGCGTCGGGCTCGCGCCGTACGCGCTGGCGGCTCCCGCCTCGGTCAGCGCCGTGGTGCGCGCCGCGAGCGAGCGGCTCTCGTGCTTCGAGGTGGGGACCACGTCTTGCCTCGTCGCGCTCGTCCTGCTCCGCCAGGTCGTCACGCTCAGCGAGAACCGCGAGCTCGTCGCGCGGCTGGCGGCTCGCGAGGCCCTGCTCGCGCACGCCGCGACGCACGACGCGCTCACCGGACTGCCCGGCCGCGGCGTGCTCGGGGAGCGGCTCGCGGCGGCGCTGGAGGCCGGGGGTGCCGCCGTCCTGCTCGTCGACCTCGACGGCTTCAAGCAGGTCAACGACAGCCTCGGCCACGCCGTCGGCGACGAGGTGCTCGTCGAAGCCGCCCTCCGGCTCACCGCCGCGGTGCCGGAGCCGGGGGTCGCCGGCCGCCTCGGCGGTGACGAGTTCGCCGTCGTCCTCCCCGACCCCGCGCAGGCGCTGCCGCTCGTCGAGGTGCTCGTGCAGCGGCTCGCCGACGCGTACGCCACCTCCGCCGGACCCGTCCGCGGTGTCAGCGCCAGCATCGGGCTCGCCGTGCGCGACGCGCCCGACGGCACCACCGCGTCGCAGCTGATGCACGAGGCCGACCTCGGCATGTACGCCGCGAAGCGCGCCGGCAAGGGCCGCTGGAGCCCGGCCGCGAGCGCCCCGCGGAGCGGTGAGCAGGAGCTGCCCTCAGAGGGCCGGCTGCGCTGGCGGCTCGACGCGGGAGTGCTGCGCGTCGAGCTGGTACGGGACGGCGGCGCCCGGCTGCTGGGGGAGGAGCCGTGGCCGCCAGCGGCCCGCTCCGCCGCTGCTGTCCCTGCCGTACGCGGTGCCGCCTCGGGTCACGAGGGCTGA
- a CDS encoding endo-1,4-beta-xylanase translates to MEHRTGSTVVTVVDGEGRPVADADVTVRQTAHAFRFGCIGFDLIPLADGELAGAAAEAAGLLAEQWLELFNTATLPFYWGDFERVRGRPDTARLLAAARWFRDRGVELKGHPLAWHTVTAPWLLELSTDEVAAVQRERITREVSGFAGLIDTWDAINEVVIMPVFDKEDNGITRLCRAIGRIPMIRLAFETARAANPAATLLLNDFDMSTAYECLIEGVLEAGIRIDALGLQSHMHQGYWGEERTLETLDRFARYGLPIHFTESTLLSGDLMPPEIQDLNDWQVESWPSTPEGEARQADEVVRHYRTLLGHPAVEAVTYWGITDAGAWLGAPVGFVRADGTPKPSYAALHGLVKGEWWLPPTPLRTDAGGRVAVRGWYGDYEVAAAGQRGGFAVSPGAEEQQVVLR, encoded by the coding sequence GTGGAGCACCGTACGGGCAGCACCGTCGTCACCGTGGTCGACGGCGAGGGGCGACCCGTGGCGGACGCGGACGTGACCGTCCGGCAGACGGCGCACGCCTTCCGCTTCGGCTGCATCGGGTTCGACCTCATCCCGCTGGCCGACGGCGAGCTCGCCGGCGCGGCCGCGGAGGCGGCCGGTCTGCTCGCCGAGCAGTGGCTCGAGCTGTTCAACACGGCCACGCTGCCGTTCTACTGGGGCGACTTCGAGCGCGTGCGCGGCCGGCCCGACACGGCGCGGCTGCTCGCGGCGGCGCGGTGGTTCCGGGACCGGGGCGTCGAGCTCAAGGGCCACCCGCTCGCCTGGCACACGGTCACCGCGCCGTGGCTGCTCGAGCTGTCCACCGACGAGGTCGCCGCCGTGCAGCGCGAGCGGATCACCCGCGAGGTGAGCGGCTTCGCCGGGCTCATCGACACCTGGGACGCGATCAACGAGGTCGTCATCATGCCGGTGTTCGACAAGGAGGACAACGGCATCACCCGGCTGTGCCGCGCGATCGGGCGCATCCCGATGATCCGGCTGGCCTTCGAGACGGCCCGCGCGGCGAACCCCGCGGCGACCCTGCTGCTCAACGACTTCGACATGTCCACGGCGTACGAGTGCCTCATCGAGGGCGTGCTCGAGGCGGGCATCCGCATCGACGCGCTCGGGCTGCAGAGCCACATGCACCAGGGCTACTGGGGCGAGGAGCGCACGCTCGAGACCCTCGACCGCTTCGCGCGGTACGGCCTGCCGATCCACTTCACCGAGAGCACCCTGCTCTCCGGCGACCTCATGCCGCCGGAGATTCAGGACCTCAACGACTGGCAGGTCGAGTCGTGGCCGTCGACGCCCGAGGGCGAGGCGCGCCAGGCCGACGAGGTGGTGCGCCACTACCGCACGCTGCTCGGCCACCCCGCGGTCGAGGCCGTGACGTACTGGGGCATCACCGACGCCGGCGCGTGGCTCGGCGCGCCGGTGGGCTTCGTGCGCGCGGACGGGACGCCCAAGCCGTCGTACGCCGCCCTGCACGGGCTGGTGAAGGGCGAGTGGTGGCTGCCGCCCACCCCGCTGCGCACGGACGCCGGAGGGCGGGTCGCGGTGCGCGGGTGGTACGGCGACTACGAGGTCGCCGCTGCCGGGCAGCGCGGCGGGTTCGCCGTCTCGCCGGGCGCGGAGGAGCAGCAGGTCGTGCTCCGCTAG
- a CDS encoding LacI family DNA-binding transcriptional regulator produces MTIGDVASHAGVSVATVSKVINGRYGVAAATAAKVQAVIDELGYESSLVARSLRSHKTNVIGILVADLEPFSTELLKGASRAIHGSGYELVVYSAGGLAVDSVGWEKRYLSRLGGTLIDGAVLVTPTVVEADAAIPLVAVDPHRGRSGLPMVDSDNRRGARLATEHLLGLGHRRIGFLAGRPDLESAEQRALGYRQALEAHGIPLDPDLVQIGAYEQELSADAARALLTLPDRPTAVFAANDRSAIETLEMARVLGIAVPSELSVVGFDNIPESVMAEPPLTTVNQPIQDMGRMAVELLLELLGGASPAQTHLTLPTDLVLRSSTAPPRLPRARRGTSGRRTTSA; encoded by the coding sequence GTGACCATCGGCGATGTCGCATCCCACGCCGGCGTCTCGGTCGCGACGGTGTCCAAGGTCATCAACGGCCGCTACGGCGTGGCGGCGGCGACCGCGGCCAAGGTCCAGGCCGTCATCGACGAGCTCGGCTACGAGTCGAGCCTGGTGGCGCGCAGCCTGCGCAGCCACAAGACCAACGTCATCGGCATCCTCGTCGCGGACCTCGAGCCGTTCAGCACCGAGCTGCTCAAGGGCGCCTCGCGGGCCATCCACGGCTCGGGCTACGAGCTCGTCGTCTACTCCGCCGGCGGCCTCGCGGTCGACAGCGTGGGCTGGGAGAAGCGCTACCTCTCGCGGCTCGGCGGCACCCTCATCGACGGCGCGGTGCTCGTCACCCCGACGGTCGTCGAGGCCGACGCCGCCATCCCGCTCGTCGCGGTGGACCCGCACCGCGGGCGGTCGGGCCTCCCCATGGTCGACTCGGACAACCGGCGCGGGGCGCGGCTCGCCACCGAGCACCTGCTGGGCCTGGGGCACCGGCGCATCGGCTTCCTCGCGGGCCGCCCCGACCTGGAGTCGGCCGAGCAGCGCGCGCTCGGCTACCGCCAGGCGCTGGAGGCGCACGGCATCCCGCTCGACCCCGACCTCGTGCAGATCGGGGCGTACGAGCAGGAGCTCTCCGCCGACGCCGCCCGCGCCCTGCTGACGCTGCCAGACCGGCCGACGGCGGTCTTCGCCGCGAACGACCGCTCGGCGATCGAGACCCTCGAGATGGCGCGGGTGCTCGGCATCGCGGTGCCGAGCGAGCTCTCGGTGGTCGGCTTCGACAACATCCCCGAGTCGGTCATGGCCGAGCCGCCGCTCACGACCGTCAACCAGCCCATCCAGGACATGGGACGCATGGCGGTCGAGCTGCTGCTCGAGCTGCTCGGCGGGGCGAGCCCGGCGCAGACGCACCTCACGCTGCCGACCGACCTCGTGCTGCGCTCGTCCACCGCGCCGCCGCGGCTGCCGAGGGCACGGCGCGGCACGAGCGGCCGGCGGACGACCAGCGCCTGA
- a CDS encoding LacI family DNA-binding transcriptional regulator: MVEAGRRPTIRDIAREVGISKASVSFALNGRPGVSAETRAAVLDAAKRLGWHPSSAARGLSEARARAVGLVVARPPELLQAEPFFAALIAGLESALSPLGIGLTLTLVGDVREESEVHRRWWAERRVDGVVVIDVRARDPRLPVLREIGLPAVVFGSHAKVDGIPSLRVDDRAPATAALTHLVERGHRRIARVGGPAGLASTRSRASAFRRASEQLTGQTGTDVSADYTPEGGVRAVRELLALPEPPSAVLFDNDVMAVAAISACLRDGLRVPDDLAVVAWDDSLMCRLTCPGVSALGRDVVGDAGRAARMLVRATEGEDVADEPMSERVLVVRESS, from the coding sequence GTGGTCGAGGCCGGGCGGCGGCCCACCATCCGCGACATCGCGCGGGAGGTGGGCATCTCCAAGGCGAGCGTCTCGTTCGCCCTCAACGGCCGCCCCGGCGTGTCCGCCGAGACCCGCGCCGCCGTGCTCGACGCGGCGAAGCGGCTGGGCTGGCACCCGAGCAGCGCCGCCCGCGGGCTGTCGGAGGCGCGGGCGAGGGCCGTCGGCCTCGTCGTCGCCCGGCCGCCGGAGCTGCTGCAGGCGGAGCCGTTCTTCGCGGCGCTCATCGCCGGGCTGGAGTCGGCGCTCTCGCCGCTGGGGATCGGGCTGACGCTCACCCTCGTGGGCGACGTGCGCGAGGAGAGCGAGGTCCACCGGCGCTGGTGGGCCGAGCGCCGGGTCGACGGCGTCGTCGTCATCGACGTGCGTGCTCGCGACCCGCGGCTGCCCGTGCTGCGCGAGATCGGCCTCCCGGCCGTGGTGTTCGGCTCGCACGCGAAGGTCGACGGCATCCCCTCCCTGCGCGTCGACGACCGCGCTCCCGCCACCGCCGCGCTGACCCACCTCGTGGAGCGCGGGCACCGGCGCATCGCCCGCGTGGGGGGACCGGCCGGCCTGGCGAGCACCCGCTCGCGGGCGAGCGCCTTTCGCCGGGCGAGCGAGCAGCTGACGGGCCAGACCGGCACGGACGTCAGCGCGGACTACACGCCCGAGGGCGGCGTACGCGCCGTCCGCGAGCTGCTCGCCCTGCCCGAGCCGCCGTCCGCGGTGCTCTTCGACAACGACGTCATGGCGGTCGCGGCGATCTCGGCGTGCCTGCGCGACGGGCTGCGCGTCCCCGACGACCTCGCCGTGGTCGCCTGGGACGACTCGCTCATGTGCCGGCTCACCTGCCCGGGCGTCTCCGCGCTCGGCCGCGACGTCGTCGGGGACGCCGGGCGCGCAGCGCGCATGCTGGTCCGCGCGACGGAGGGCGAGGACGTCGCGGACGAGCCGATGAGTGAGCGGGTGCTGGTCGTGCGCGAGAGCAGCTGA
- a CDS encoding valine--tRNA ligase produces MSAETTPVTPSLPTAYAPAEVEGPLYERWVERGWFTADATSGKPPYAIVIPPPNVTGSLHLGHAFQHTLMDALTRRKRMQGYEALWLPGMDHAGIATQTLVERHLLATEGRSKHDYTREEFVARVWEWKEEYGGRILGQMRRLGDGVDWSRERFTMDEGLSRAVQTIFKRLYDDELVYRAERIINWCPQDRTALSDIEVDHSDDDGELVSIRYGDGDATIVVATTRAETMLGDTAVAVHPDDERYAHLVGTEVELPLTGRRIPVVADPHVDPAFGTGAVKVTPAHDPNDFEIGQRHGLPSLVVLDEAAAVTVPGPFEGLDRFAARTAVVEALRAEGRVVAEKRPYVHSVGHCSRCGTTVEPRLSLQWFVRVEPLAKAAGDAVRDGRTTISPASMSQRYFDWVDDMHDWCISRQLLWGHRIPVWYGPAGEVRCVGPDEEPPGEGWTQDPDVLDTWFSSGLWPFSTLGWPERTQDLATFYPTSVLLTGYDIIFFWVARMMMFGLYAMDGEVPFRTIALTGLVRDDRGRKMSKSKGNTVDPLDWMDRYGSDALRFTLARGANPGTDVPIGEEWVQGSGRFCNKLWNATRLALQSGAHVGELPPAEQLGVADRWILSRLHTTLAEVDAFYEDYQFAKATEALYHFAWDEFCDWYLELAKVQLAGEGAEATRLVLGHVLDVLLKVLHPVVPFVTETLWTALTGGESLVVAPWPVADAHRADAAAEQEVAALQRLVTEVRRFRSEQRVNPGQRVPARFSGLGALAPHEEAVRSLVRLVDPGDGFTATARLTLGETVVELDLSGTIDVAAERKRLEKDRAAAEVERSRAAGKLGNEAFLAKAPDAVVAKVQGQLAAAEAEIARIDAQLGGLG; encoded by the coding sequence GTGAGCGCTGAGACGACCCCCGTGACCCCCTCCCTGCCGACCGCGTACGCGCCGGCGGAGGTCGAGGGCCCGCTCTACGAGCGCTGGGTCGAGCGGGGCTGGTTCACCGCGGACGCGACGAGCGGGAAGCCGCCGTACGCCATCGTCATCCCGCCGCCCAACGTCACGGGCTCGCTGCACCTCGGCCACGCGTTCCAGCACACGCTCATGGACGCGCTCACCCGCCGCAAGCGGATGCAGGGCTACGAGGCGCTGTGGCTGCCGGGCATGGACCACGCCGGCATCGCGACGCAGACCCTCGTCGAGCGCCACCTGCTGGCGACCGAGGGCCGCTCCAAGCACGACTACACCCGCGAGGAGTTCGTCGCGCGGGTGTGGGAGTGGAAGGAGGAGTACGGCGGCCGCATCCTCGGCCAGATGCGCCGCCTCGGCGACGGCGTCGACTGGAGCCGCGAGCGCTTCACCATGGACGAGGGGCTCTCCCGCGCCGTCCAGACGATCTTCAAGCGGCTCTACGACGACGAGCTCGTCTACCGCGCCGAGCGGATCATCAACTGGTGCCCGCAGGACCGCACGGCGCTCTCCGACATCGAGGTCGACCACAGCGACGACGACGGCGAGCTCGTCTCGATCCGCTACGGCGACGGGGACGCGACGATCGTCGTCGCGACGACGCGCGCGGAGACGATGCTCGGCGACACCGCCGTCGCGGTGCACCCGGACGACGAGCGCTACGCCCACCTCGTCGGCACCGAGGTCGAGCTCCCGCTGACCGGGCGCCGGATCCCCGTCGTCGCCGACCCGCACGTGGACCCCGCGTTCGGCACCGGCGCGGTCAAGGTGACGCCCGCGCACGACCCCAACGACTTCGAGATCGGCCAGCGCCACGGGCTGCCCTCGCTGGTCGTGCTCGACGAGGCCGCGGCCGTCACCGTCCCCGGGCCGTTCGAGGGGCTCGACCGCTTCGCCGCCCGGACCGCCGTGGTCGAGGCGCTGCGCGCGGAGGGGCGCGTGGTCGCGGAGAAGCGGCCCTACGTCCACTCGGTCGGGCACTGCTCGCGCTGCGGCACGACCGTGGAGCCGCGGCTCTCGCTGCAGTGGTTCGTCCGCGTCGAGCCGCTCGCGAAGGCCGCCGGTGACGCCGTGCGCGACGGGCGGACGACGATCTCCCCGGCCTCGATGAGCCAGCGCTACTTCGACTGGGTCGACGACATGCACGACTGGTGCATCAGCCGCCAGCTGCTCTGGGGCCACCGCATCCCCGTCTGGTACGGGCCGGCGGGCGAGGTGCGCTGCGTCGGGCCGGACGAGGAGCCGCCGGGCGAGGGGTGGACGCAGGACCCCGACGTGCTCGACACGTGGTTCTCCTCCGGCCTGTGGCCGTTCTCCACCCTGGGGTGGCCGGAGCGCACCCAGGACCTCGCGACCTTCTACCCGACGAGCGTGCTGCTCACGGGCTACGACATCATCTTCTTCTGGGTCGCCCGGATGATGATGTTCGGCCTGTACGCCATGGACGGCGAGGTGCCGTTCCGCACCATCGCGTTGACGGGCCTCGTGCGCGACGACCGCGGCCGCAAGATGTCCAAGTCCAAGGGCAACACCGTCGACCCGCTCGACTGGATGGACCGCTACGGCTCGGACGCGCTGCGGTTCACACTGGCCCGCGGCGCCAACCCCGGCACCGACGTGCCGATCGGCGAGGAGTGGGTGCAGGGCTCGGGCCGCTTCTGCAACAAGCTGTGGAACGCCACCCGCCTCGCGCTGCAGAGCGGGGCGCACGTCGGCGAGCTGCCCCCGGCCGAGCAGCTCGGCGTCGCGGACCGGTGGATCCTCTCCCGGCTGCACACGACGCTGGCCGAGGTCGACGCGTTCTACGAGGACTACCAGTTCGCCAAGGCCACCGAGGCGCTCTACCACTTCGCGTGGGACGAGTTCTGCGACTGGTACCTCGAGCTCGCGAAGGTCCAGCTCGCCGGCGAGGGGGCGGAGGCCACCCGGCTCGTGCTCGGCCACGTGCTCGACGTGCTGCTCAAGGTCCTCCACCCCGTCGTGCCCTTCGTCACCGAGACCCTGTGGACCGCGCTCACCGGCGGCGAGTCGCTCGTCGTCGCGCCCTGGCCGGTCGCCGACGCGCACCGCGCGGACGCCGCTGCCGAGCAGGAGGTCGCCGCGCTCCAGCGCCTCGTGACCGAGGTGCGCCGCTTCCGCAGCGAGCAGCGCGTCAACCCCGGCCAGCGGGTGCCGGCCCGGTTCTCCGGGCTGGGGGCGCTCGCCCCGCACGAGGAGGCGGTGCGCTCGCTGGTGCGCCTGGTCGACCCGGGCGACGGCTTCACCGCCACCGCGCGGCTCACCCTCGGCGAGACCGTCGTCGAGCTCGACCTCTCCGGCACGATCGACGTCGCCGCCGAGCGCAAGCGGCTCGAGAAGGACCGCGCCGCCGCCGAGGTCGAGCGCTCGCGCGCCGCCGGCAAGCTCGGCAACGAGGCGTTCCTCGCGAAGGCCCCGGACGCCGTGGTGGCCAAGGTGCAGGGCCAGCTGGCGGCGGCCGAGGCGGAGATCGCCCGGATCGACGCCCAGCTCGGCGGGCTCGGCTGA